The following proteins come from a genomic window of Streptomyces sp. NBC_01716:
- the murG gene encoding undecaprenyldiphospho-muramoylpentapeptide beta-N-acetylglucosaminyltransferase: protein MHVVLAGGGTAGHIEPALALADALRRQDPTVGITALGTERGLETRLVPERGYELALIPAVPLPRKPTPELITVPGRLRGTIKAAEQILERTKADCVVGFGGYVALPGYLAAKRLGVPIVVHEANARPGLANKIGSRYAAAVAVSTPDSKLRGARYIGIPLRRTIATLDRARVRPEARAAFGLDPNLPTLLVSGGSQGARRLNEVVQRAAPLLQRSGIQILHAVGPKNEMPRVDNMPGMPPYIPVPYVDRMDLAYAAADMMLCRAGAMTVAELSAVGLPAAYVPLPVGNGEQRLNAQPVVKAGGGLLVDDAELTPEWVQGNVLPVLSDPHRLYEMSRAAAEFGRRDADELLVGMVYEAVAARRQA, encoded by the coding sequence GTGCATGTCGTACTCGCCGGTGGGGGGACCGCCGGCCACATCGAGCCCGCGCTCGCCCTCGCGGACGCCCTGCGGAGGCAGGACCCCACCGTGGGGATCACGGCCCTCGGTACGGAGCGCGGACTCGAAACCAGGCTGGTACCCGAGCGGGGGTACGAACTGGCCCTCATCCCCGCCGTCCCGCTGCCGCGCAAGCCCACCCCTGAACTGATCACCGTCCCCGGCCGGCTCCGCGGCACCATCAAGGCCGCCGAGCAGATCCTGGAGCGCACGAAGGCGGACTGCGTCGTCGGCTTCGGCGGCTACGTCGCGCTGCCCGGCTATCTCGCCGCCAAGCGCCTGGGCGTGCCGATCGTCGTGCACGAGGCCAACGCCCGCCCCGGCCTGGCCAACAAGATCGGTTCGCGGTACGCGGCGGCCGTCGCCGTCTCCACCCCGGACAGCAAGCTGCGCGGCGCCCGCTACATCGGCATCCCGCTGCGCCGTACGATCGCCACCCTCGACCGGGCGCGGGTGCGTCCCGAGGCGCGCGCCGCCTTCGGGCTCGACCCCAACCTGCCCACGCTGCTGGTCTCCGGAGGCTCGCAGGGCGCCCGCAGGCTCAACGAGGTGGTCCAGCGGGCCGCGCCGCTCCTCCAGCGCTCCGGGATCCAGATCCTGCACGCGGTCGGACCGAAGAACGAAATGCCGCGCGTCGACAACATGCCGGGAATGCCGCCGTATATCCCGGTACCGTATGTGGACCGGATGGATCTCGCCTACGCCGCTGCGGACATGATGCTCTGCCGGGCCGGCGCGATGACCGTCGCCGAACTCTCCGCCGTCGGGCTCCCGGCCGCCTACGTACCGCTGCCCGTCGGCAACGGTGAACAGCGGCTCAACGCCCAGCCGGTGGTGAAGGCCGGCGGCGGACTGCTGGTCGACGACGCCGAACTGACGCCCGAATGGGTCCAGGGCAATGTGCTGCCGGTGCTGTCCGACCCGCACCGGCTGTACGAGATGTCCCGCGCGGCAGCCGAGTTCGGCCGCAGGGATGCGGACGAGCTGCTCGTCGGCATGGTGTACGAGGCGGTCGCAGCGCGCCGTCAGGCATAG
- a CDS encoding cell division protein FtsQ/DivIB, protein MAGPTTAERDAERTESESGRPRSGRPGRRRFRLLDRRFLLLLTSLIVLGGGGIWLLYGSAWLRVEQVKTSGVEVLKPAEVEAVAAVPFDTPLISADTEAIERRLRQKLPRIDSVDVERSWPNGIGLKVTERKPALVIEKGAKFIEVDAKGVRFATVDKAPKGVPLLELTVDQSPSVRRFTASRLMSEAVRVWDELPGKVADATSVVKVRSYDSISLELTGGRTVMWGSGEDGGAKARALTALMKAVPDAVHFDVSAPTAPSVSGS, encoded by the coding sequence GTGGCCGGACCGACGACCGCCGAGCGTGATGCGGAACGCACCGAGTCGGAATCCGGCCGCCCCCGATCGGGGCGGCCCGGGCGCCGCCGATTCCGGCTTCTCGACCGCCGTTTTCTGCTTCTTCTTACTTCGTTGATCGTGCTCGGTGGCGGGGGAATCTGGCTGCTTTACGGCTCTGCCTGGCTGAGGGTCGAGCAGGTGAAGACTTCGGGGGTCGAGGTGCTGAAGCCCGCCGAGGTGGAAGCCGTCGCGGCAGTTCCGTTCGACACCCCCCTGATTTCCGCCGACACCGAAGCGATTGAGCGTCGACTTCGGCAGAAGCTGCCGCGTATCGACTCGGTGGATGTCGAACGGTCATGGCCGAACGGCATCGGTCTGAAAGTGACTGAGCGAAAGCCCGCGCTGGTTATCGAAAAGGGAGCAAAGTTCATCGAAGTGGACGCGAAGGGCGTTCGTTTCGCCACCGTCGACAAGGCCCCGAAGGGCGTACCCCTGCTGGAATTGACGGTGGATCAGTCCCCGAGTGTGCGACGCTTCACAGCCAGTCGTCTGATGTCCGAAGCGGTACGCGTCTGGGACGAACTCCCCGGCAAAGTCGCCGACGCCACCAGTGTGGTGAAGGTCCGTTCGTACGACTCGATCTCACTGGAGTTGACCGGCGGGCGCACCGTGATGTGGGGGAGCGGCGAGGATGGCGGCGCGAAGGCGCGGGCTCTCACCGCTCTCATGAAAGCAGTTCCCGACGCGGTGCACTTCGATGTGAGTGCGCCCACCGCCCCTTCCGTATCAGGGAGTTGA
- the ftsZ gene encoding cell division protein FtsZ, whose translation MAAPQNYLAVIKVIGVGGGGVNAINRMIEVGLKGVEFIAINTDAQALLMSDADVKLDVGRELTRGLGAGANPAVGRKAAEDHREEIEEVLKGADMVFVTAGEGGGTGTGGAPVVANIARSLGALTIGVVTRPFTFEGRRRANQAEDGIAELREEVDTLIVIPNDRLLSISDRQVSVLDAFKSADQVLLSGVQGITDLITTPGLINLDFADVKSVMSEAGSALMGIGSARGDDRAVAAAEMAISSPLLEASIDGARGVLLSISGGSDLGLFEINEAAQLVSEAAHPEANIIFGAVIDDALGDEVRVTVIAAGFDGGQPPTRREAGLTSAKREEQPSYRSAAQEPDSGRPAGGLGTVPREEAPAPEPAPVANEKSLPPISPPHVPPARPYQDTQAEELDVPDFLK comes from the coding sequence GTGGCAGCACCGCAGAACTACCTCGCAGTCATCAAGGTCATCGGTGTCGGCGGCGGTGGTGTCAATGCCATCAACCGAATGATCGAGGTCGGCCTCAAGGGCGTCGAGTTCATCGCGATCAACACCGACGCACAAGCCCTGTTGATGAGCGACGCCGACGTCAAGCTCGACGTCGGCCGTGAACTCACCCGTGGCCTCGGCGCCGGCGCGAACCCGGCAGTCGGCCGCAAGGCGGCCGAGGATCACCGCGAGGAGATCGAGGAGGTCCTCAAGGGGGCCGACATGGTCTTCGTCACCGCCGGTGAGGGCGGTGGAACCGGTACCGGCGGCGCCCCCGTCGTCGCCAACATCGCCCGCTCGCTCGGCGCCCTCACGATCGGCGTCGTCACCCGGCCCTTCACCTTCGAGGGCCGGCGGCGCGCGAACCAGGCGGAGGACGGCATCGCCGAGCTCCGTGAAGAGGTCGACACCCTCATCGTCATCCCCAACGACCGCCTGCTGTCCATCTCGGACCGTCAGGTGAGCGTTCTGGACGCGTTCAAGTCCGCGGACCAGGTGCTCCTCTCGGGTGTCCAGGGCATCACCGACCTCATCACCACGCCGGGTCTGATCAACCTCGACTTCGCCGACGTCAAGTCCGTGATGTCCGAGGCCGGATCGGCCCTCATGGGCATCGGCTCCGCACGTGGCGACGACCGCGCGGTGGCCGCCGCGGAGATGGCGATCTCCTCGCCGCTCCTCGAAGCGTCCATCGACGGCGCGCGCGGTGTGCTGCTCTCCATCTCCGGCGGTTCCGACCTCGGTCTCTTCGAGATCAACGAGGCCGCGCAACTGGTCAGTGAGGCCGCGCACCCCGAGGCCAACATCATCTTCGGCGCCGTCATCGACGACGCCCTCGGCGACGAGGTACGGGTCACCGTGATCGCGGCAGGCTTCGACGGCGGACAGCCGCCGACCCGCCGCGAGGCCGGCCTCACCTCGGCCAAGCGGGAGGAGCAGCCGTCCTACCGCTCCGCCGCCCAGGAGCCCGATTCGGGCCGCCCCGCCGGCGGGCTCGGCACGGTCCCCCGCGAGGAGGCGCCCGCCCCCGAGCCGGCCCCGGTGGCCAACGAGAAGTCCCTGCCGCCCATCTCGCCGCCGCACGTCCCGCCGGCCCGTCCGTACCAGGACACCCAGGCCGAAGAGCTGGATGTTCCGGACTTCTTGAAGTGA
- the pgeF gene encoding peptidoglycan editing factor PgeF, giving the protein MIGQHNALSSAGGAHFAFTDRWGGVSAAPYEQLNLGGAVGDDPAAVRANRTAAAESLGIDAARVVWMNQVHGRDVAVVEGPWEPAGSDAIPAVDAVVTTSRGLALAVLTADCVPVLLADPVAGIAAAAHAGRPGMVAGVVPAAVDAMIARGAEPSRITARTGPAVCGRCYEVPEAMRAEVAEAVPESWAETSWGTPAVDVIAGVHAQLAALGIGDRHRSEVCTLESADHFSYRRDRTTGRLAGYVWLEAS; this is encoded by the coding sequence GTGATAGGCCAGCACAACGCGTTGAGCTCGGCCGGCGGCGCCCATTTCGCCTTCACCGACAGGTGGGGCGGGGTGAGCGCCGCTCCGTACGAGCAGCTCAACCTCGGCGGCGCGGTCGGCGACGATCCCGCCGCCGTACGCGCCAACCGGACCGCCGCCGCCGAGTCCCTCGGGATCGACGCGGCGCGGGTCGTGTGGATGAACCAGGTGCACGGCCGCGATGTCGCCGTCGTCGAAGGACCCTGGGAGCCGGCCGGGTCGGACGCGATCCCGGCGGTCGACGCCGTGGTCACCACGAGCCGGGGGCTCGCACTCGCCGTACTGACCGCGGACTGTGTCCCGGTCCTGCTGGCCGACCCGGTGGCGGGAATCGCGGCCGCCGCGCACGCCGGACGCCCGGGAATGGTCGCGGGAGTCGTCCCAGCCGCCGTCGATGCGATGATCGCGCGGGGCGCCGAGCCCTCCCGTATCACCGCCCGGACCGGACCCGCCGTCTGCGGACGCTGTTACGAGGTCCCCGAAGCCATGCGGGCCGAAGTCGCCGAAGCCGTACCGGAGTCCTGGGCCGAGACCAGCTGGGGCACCCCCGCCGTCGACGTCATCGCCGGGGTGCACGCCCAACTCGCCGCGCTCGGGATCGGGGACAGGCACCGCTCGGAGGTCTGCACCCTCGAATCGGCCGACCATTTCTCGTACCGCCGCGACCGCACCACCGGACGGCTCGCCGGTTATGTCTGGCTGGAGGCGTCATGA
- a CDS encoding YggS family pyridoxal phosphate-dependent enzyme — protein MTDRGAELAENLHKVENRISSACAAAGRNRDEVTLIVVTKTYPASDVRLLHELGVRHVAENRDQDAAPKAAACADLSLTWHFVGQLQTNKVRSVVGYADIVQSVDRLRLVSALSAAAVRADREIGALIQVALDADSGARGERGGVAPDGIGELAAAVAEAPGLRLDGLMTVAPLAGQYADRQQAAFERLLELSSLLRSDHPAANMVSAGMSADLEAAVSAGATHVRVGTAVLGVRPRLG, from the coding sequence ATGACCGATCGCGGGGCCGAACTCGCCGAAAATCTTCACAAGGTGGAGAACCGTATCTCCTCCGCCTGCGCCGCGGCCGGGCGGAACCGGGACGAAGTAACCCTGATCGTCGTCACCAAGACCTACCCCGCGAGCGATGTCCGGCTCCTTCATGAACTGGGTGTGCGGCATGTCGCCGAGAACCGGGACCAGGACGCGGCGCCCAAGGCCGCCGCGTGCGCGGATCTGTCGCTGACATGGCACTTCGTGGGTCAGTTGCAGACCAACAAAGTCCGTTCCGTGGTCGGTTACGCCGACATCGTGCAGTCGGTCGACCGGCTCAGGCTCGTCTCGGCGCTGTCCGCCGCCGCGGTGCGCGCGGACCGTGAGATCGGCGCGCTGATCCAGGTCGCGCTCGACGCGGATTCGGGTGCGCGAGGCGAGCGGGGCGGCGTCGCGCCGGACGGAATCGGGGAGTTGGCGGCGGCCGTCGCCGAGGCTCCGGGACTGCGGCTGGACGGTCTCATGACCGTGGCACCACTCGCCGGACAGTATGCCGATCGTCAACAGGCCGCGTTCGAGCGGCTGCTGGAATTGTCATCCCTGCTGCGCTCGGACCATCCTGCTGCGAACATGGTGTCAGCAGGGATGAGTGCGGACCTCGAAGCAGCCGTTTCGGCCGGAGCGACACATGTGCGCGTCGGTACGGCGGTACTCGGAGTCCGCCCCCGGCTCGGGTAA
- a CDS encoding cell division protein SepF, whose amino-acid sequence MAGAMRKMAVYLGLVEDDGYDGRGFDPDDDFEPEPEPEREHRRHQPVHQVERDEPVRVVQPPPQRERERQPVPVAAESGRPARIAPVASITPERPSLEKNAPVIMPKVVSEREPYRITTLHPRTYNEARTIGEHFREGTPVIMNLTEMDDTDAKRLVDFAAGLVFGLHGSIERVTQKVFLLSPANVDVTAEDKARIAEGGFFNQS is encoded by the coding sequence ATGGCCGGCGCGATGCGCAAGATGGCGGTCTACCTCGGCCTCGTGGAGGACGATGGGTACGACGGCCGGGGTTTCGACCCCGATGACGACTTCGAACCCGAGCCCGAACCCGAGCGTGAACACCGGCGCCACCAGCCGGTGCACCAGGTCGAACGGGACGAACCGGTACGAGTGGTGCAGCCACCTCCGCAGCGTGAACGGGAGCGTCAGCCGGTGCCGGTAGCGGCAGAAAGCGGACGTCCTGCCCGAATCGCCCCCGTGGCATCCATCACACCTGAACGCCCCAGCCTGGAGAAGAACGCACCAGTGATCATGCCCAAGGTCGTCTCCGAACGAGAGCCCTACCGCATCACCACATTGCACCCGCGGACCTACAACGAGGCCCGTACCATCGGGGAACACTTCCGGGAGGGGACCCCGGTGATCATGAATCTGACCGAGATGGACGACACCGATGCGAAGCGACTTGTCGACTTTGCCGCGGGACTTGTCTTCGGTCTCCATGGCAGCATTGAGCGAGTGACGCAGAAGGTGTTCCTGTTGTCGCCTGCTAACGTCGATGTCACGGCGGAGGACAAAGCCCGTATCGCAGAGGGCGGGTTCTTCAACCAGAGCTGA
- a CDS encoding YggT family protein produces MSVALQVVYIALVCFLIVLIFRLVMDYVFQFARSWQPGKAMVVVLEATYTVTDPPLKLLRRFIPPLRLGGVALDLSFFVLMIIVYILISVVSGLARGM; encoded by the coding sequence ATGAGCGTTGCGCTACAGGTGGTCTACATCGCGCTGGTGTGCTTCCTCATCGTGCTGATCTTCCGGCTGGTCATGGATTACGTCTTCCAATTCGCCCGCTCATGGCAGCCCGGCAAGGCGATGGTGGTCGTTCTGGAGGCCACCTACACTGTCACCGATCCACCGCTCAAGCTTCTGCGGCGGTTCATCCCGCCGTTGCGTCTCGGGGGCGTGGCACTCGACCTGTCCTTCTTCGTTCTGATGATCATCGTGTACATCCTGATCTCGGTCGTCAGTGGCCTTGCGAGGGGCATGTGA
- a CDS encoding DivIVA domain-containing protein — MPLTPEDVRNKQFTTVRLREGYDEDEVDAFLDEVEAELTRLLRENEDLRAKLAAATRAAAQNQQQQQQQQGMRKPPEQQERPGAPVPAAISGPPVQQQQPPQMGQPQLPGGPPQLPAGPGGHGPGPGGHPGHGPGPQGQHGPGPMQGGPMQGQMQGGPMQGQMQGQMQGGPMGGPMGGPMGHGPGPGQGGPGGDSAARVLSLAQQTADQAIAEARSEANKIVGEARSRAEGLERDARAKADALERDAQEKHRVAMGSLESARATLERKVEDLRGFEREYRTRLKSYLESQLRQLETQADDSLAPPRTPAAASLPPSPSMAPAGAGAMGHTMGGNPSMGGGHGPSSGGPSYGNQQQMSPAMTQPMAPVRPQAPQPMQPMQQAPSPMRGFLIDEDDN, encoded by the coding sequence ATGCCGTTGACCCCCGAGGACGTGCGGAACAAGCAGTTCACGACCGTCCGCCTCCGAGAAGGCTACGACGAGGACGAGGTCGATGCCTTCCTAGACGAGGTCGAGGCCGAACTGACGCGCCTGCTTCGTGAGAACGAGGATCTGCGCGCCAAGCTCGCCGCCGCGACGCGTGCCGCCGCGCAGAACCAGCAGCAGCAACAGCAGCAGCAGGGGATGCGCAAGCCGCCGGAGCAGCAGGAGCGGCCCGGTGCGCCTGTCCCCGCCGCCATATCTGGACCGCCGGTACAGCAGCAGCAGCCCCCGCAGATGGGCCAGCCCCAACTGCCGGGTGGGCCCCCGCAGCTTCCCGCCGGCCCCGGCGGTCACGGCCCCGGCCCGGGTGGACACCCCGGTCACGGCCCCGGCCCGCAGGGTCAGCACGGTCCCGGTCCCATGCAGGGCGGCCCCATGCAGGGGCAGATGCAGGGCGGTCCGATGCAGGGCCAGATGCAAGGGCAGATGCAGGGCGGTCCCATGGGTGGACCGATGGGCGGACCCATGGGTCACGGCCCGGGGCCCGGTCAGGGCGGTCCCGGCGGCGACAGCGCCGCGCGTGTGCTCTCGCTCGCCCAGCAGACGGCCGACCAGGCGATCGCGGAGGCCCGTTCCGAGGCCAACAAGATCGTCGGCGAGGCGCGCAGCCGCGCCGAGGGTCTGGAGCGGGACGCCCGTGCGAAGGCGGACGCCCTTGAGCGGGACGCGCAGGAGAAGCACCGCGTGGCGATGGGCTCCCTGGAGTCCGCGCGCGCGACGCTGGAGCGCAAGGTCGAGGACCTGCGCGGCTTCGAGCGCGAGTACCGGACACGGCTGAAGTCCTACCTGGAGAGCCAGCTGCGGCAGTTGGAGACCCAGGCCGACGATTCGCTGGCCCCGCCGCGTACGCCTGCGGCGGCCTCGCTGCCGCCGTCGCCGTCCATGGCACCGGCCGGTGCGGGCGCGATGGGTCACACGATGGGTGGCAACCCGTCCATGGGCGGTGGGCACGGTCCCTCGTCGGGCGGACCGTCGTACGGGAACCAGCAGCAGATGTCCCCGGCGATGACGCAGCCGATGGCACCGGTACGGCCGCAGGCGCCGCAGCCCATGCAGCCGATGCAGCAGGCGCCGTCGCCGATGCGGGGATTCCTGATCGACGAGGACGACAACTGA
- the ileS gene encoding isoleucine--tRNA ligase: MTPPQYSQVPAQVDLPALEHAVLAFWRENKVFDKSLERSEGRPEWVFYEGPPTANGMPGAHHIEARVFKDVFPRFRTMRGYHVARKAGWDCHGLPVEIAVEKELGFTGKQDIEKYGIAEFNDKCRESVTRHTDAFAELTTRMGYWVDLDDAYQTMNPEYIESVWWSLKEIFNKGLLVQDHRVAPWCPRDQTSLSDHELAQGYETIVDPSVFVRFPLTSGPLAGEAALLVWTTTPWTLVSNTAVAAHPDVTYVVATNGTEKLVVAEPLVEKALGDEGWELTGERFTGREMERWTYERPFSLIDFPEGTEAHYVVNAEYVTTEDGTGLVHQSPAFGADDLVVCKAYGLPVVNPVRPDGTFEPEVPLVGGVFFKKADEALTADLDARGLLFRHVPYEHSYPHCWRCHTALLYYAQPSWYIRTTAVKDRLLEENEKTNWFPDSVKHGRYGDWLDNNVDWSLSRNRYWGTPLPIWQCEEGHLTCVGSRAELTELSGEDQSSLDPHRPFIDAVTFPCPTCGESATRVPEVIDAWYDSGSMPFAQWGYPHRNKDLFEKRYPAQFISEAIDQTRGWFYTLMAVGTLVFDKSSYENVVCLGHILAEDGRKMSKHLGNTLEPIPLMDKHGADAVRWFMAAGGSPWAARRVGDSTIQEVVRKTLLTYWNTVAFQALYARTSGWSPSAADPAPAERSVLDRWLLSELHALVDQSTKAMDAYDTQRVGKLLSAFVDDLSNWYVRRSRRRFWQGDKSALRTLHEVVETVTRLMAPLTPFITERVWQDLVVSVTPGAPESVHLSSWPEADLSAVDPALSRQMALVRRLVELGRATRAESGVKTRQPLSRALVAAAGFETLSAELRAQITDELNVSSLAALSEVGGSLVDTTAKANFRALGKRFGKGVQAVAKAVADADAAALSAALREGTASVTVDGEPVSLAPDEVIITETPREGWSVASDSGATVALDLEITPELRLAGLARDAIRLIQEARKNSGLDVADRIAVRWSTTTEETRTALSTHASLISDEVLALDFTPAPPDATFGPPFTDEGLSLTFHLRKA, translated from the coding sequence ATGACGCCACCGCAGTACAGCCAGGTGCCCGCCCAGGTCGACCTGCCCGCGCTGGAGCACGCCGTGCTCGCCTTCTGGCGCGAGAACAAGGTCTTCGACAAGAGCCTGGAGCGGTCCGAGGGCCGCCCCGAGTGGGTCTTCTACGAAGGCCCGCCGACGGCGAACGGCATGCCCGGCGCGCACCACATCGAGGCCCGCGTCTTCAAGGACGTCTTTCCGCGCTTCCGTACGATGCGCGGCTACCACGTCGCGCGCAAGGCCGGCTGGGACTGTCACGGCCTGCCCGTGGAGATCGCCGTCGAGAAGGAGCTGGGCTTCACCGGCAAGCAGGACATCGAGAAGTACGGCATCGCGGAGTTCAACGACAAGTGCCGCGAGTCCGTGACCCGGCACACGGACGCCTTCGCCGAGCTGACGACCCGCATGGGTTACTGGGTCGATCTGGACGACGCGTACCAGACGATGAACCCGGAGTACATCGAGTCCGTCTGGTGGTCACTGAAGGAGATCTTCAACAAAGGGCTGCTCGTCCAGGACCACCGCGTCGCCCCCTGGTGCCCGCGCGACCAGACGAGCCTGTCGGACCACGAGCTCGCCCAGGGCTACGAGACGATCGTCGACCCGTCCGTCTTCGTCCGCTTCCCGCTGACCTCGGGCCCGCTCGCGGGCGAGGCGGCGCTGCTCGTGTGGACGACCACGCCCTGGACGCTGGTGTCCAACACCGCGGTCGCCGCGCACCCCGATGTCACCTACGTCGTCGCGACGAACGGCACCGAGAAGCTCGTCGTCGCCGAACCGCTGGTGGAGAAGGCGCTCGGCGACGAGGGCTGGGAGCTGACCGGCGAGCGGTTCACCGGCCGGGAGATGGAGCGGTGGACGTACGAGCGTCCGTTCTCGCTCATCGACTTCCCCGAGGGCACCGAGGCGCACTACGTCGTCAACGCGGAGTACGTGACGACCGAGGACGGTACGGGTCTGGTCCACCAGTCCCCCGCGTTCGGCGCGGACGACCTCGTGGTCTGCAAGGCGTACGGCCTGCCGGTGGTCAACCCGGTGCGTCCCGACGGCACGTTCGAGCCGGAGGTACCGCTCGTCGGCGGCGTCTTCTTCAAGAAGGCGGACGAGGCGCTCACCGCCGACCTGGACGCGCGCGGGCTGCTGTTCCGTCATGTGCCGTACGAGCACAGCTATCCGCACTGCTGGCGCTGCCACACGGCCCTCCTCTACTACGCGCAGCCGTCCTGGTACATCCGCACAACCGCCGTCAAGGACCGCCTCCTTGAGGAGAACGAGAAGACCAACTGGTTCCCGGACTCGGTCAAGCACGGCCGCTACGGCGACTGGCTGGACAACAACGTCGACTGGTCCCTGTCCCGCAACCGGTACTGGGGCACGCCGCTGCCCATCTGGCAGTGCGAGGAGGGGCACCTCACCTGCGTGGGCTCACGCGCCGAACTGACCGAGCTGAGCGGCGAGGACCAGTCGTCGCTCGACCCGCACCGCCCGTTCATCGACGCGGTGACGTTCCCCTGCCCGACCTGCGGGGAGAGCGCGACGCGCGTGCCCGAGGTCATCGACGCCTGGTACGACTCCGGTTCGATGCCGTTCGCGCAGTGGGGGTACCCGCACCGGAACAAGGACCTCTTCGAGAAGAGGTACCCGGCGCAGTTCATCTCGGAGGCCATCGACCAGACGCGCGGCTGGTTCTACACGCTGATGGCCGTGGGCACCCTCGTCTTCGACAAGTCGAGCTACGAGAACGTGGTCTGCCTCGGGCACATCCTCGCCGAGGACGGCCGGAAGATGTCCAAGCACCTGGGCAACACCCTGGAGCCGATCCCGCTGATGGACAAGCACGGGGCGGACGCGGTGCGTTGGTTCATGGCGGCGGGCGGGTCGCCGTGGGCGGCGCGGCGGGTCGGTGACTCGACGATCCAGGAGGTCGTCCGCAAGACGCTGCTGACGTACTGGAACACGGTCGCCTTCCAGGCGCTGTACGCGCGCACGTCCGGCTGGTCGCCGTCCGCGGCCGACCCGGCGCCGGCGGAGCGGTCCGTACTGGACCGCTGGCTGCTGAGCGAGCTGCACGCGCTGGTGGACCAGAGCACGAAGGCGATGGACGCGTACGACACCCAGCGGGTCGGCAAGCTGCTGTCGGCGTTCGTCGACGACCTGTCCAACTGGTACGTACGCCGCTCACGCCGCCGCTTCTGGCAGGGCGACAAGTCGGCGCTGCGCACGCTGCACGAGGTGGTCGAGACGGTGACGCGTCTGATGGCGCCGCTCACCCCGTTCATCACCGAGCGGGTCTGGCAGGACCTCGTCGTATCGGTCACACCCGGGGCACCGGAATCGGTGCACCTGTCGTCCTGGCCGGAGGCGGACCTGTCGGCGGTCGACCCCGCGCTGTCGCGCCAAATGGCGCTGGTACGGCGGCTGGTGGAGCTGGGCCGCGCGACGCGGGCGGAGTCGGGCGTGAAGACGCGCCAGCCGCTGTCCCGCGCGCTGGTCGCGGCGGCGGGCTTCGAGACGCTGTCGGCCGAGCTGCGGGCGCAGATCACCGACGAGCTGAACGTCTCGTCGCTGGCGGCGCTTTCGGAGGTCGGCGGCTCGCTGGTCGACACCACGGCGAAGGCGAACTTCCGGGCGCTGGGCAAGCGGTTCGGCAAGGGCGTCCAGGCGGTGGCGAAGGCGGTCGCGGACGCGGACGCGGCGGCGCTGTCCGCGGCGCTGCGTGAGGGGACGGCGTCGGTCACGGTCGACGGCGAACCGGTCTCGCTGGCACCGGACGAGGTGATCATCACGGAGACGCCCCGCGAGGGCTGGTCGGTCGCGTCCGACTCGGGCGCGACGGTGGCGCTGGACCTGGAGATCACCCCGGAACTCCGCCTGGCGGGCCTGGCGCGCGACGCGATCCGGCTGATCCAGGAGGCGCGCAAGAACAGCGGCCTGGATGTCGCGGACCGTATCGCGGTCCGCTGGTCGACGACGACGGAGGAGACCCGGACGGCGCTGTCGACGCACGCGTCGCTGATCTCGGACGAGGTCCTGGCGCTCGACTTCACCCCGGCACCACCGGACGCGACGTTCGGCCCCCCGTTCACGGACGAGGGTCTCTCCCTCACGTTCCACCTCCGCAAGGCCTGA